Genomic DNA from Danio rerio strain Tuebingen ecotype United States chromosome 5, GRCz12tu, whole genome shotgun sequence:
TTCATAACTAATAATTAATCACTAATAACTTCTTATTACTAAACTCAGATACAACTGAGGTCTTGTTGCACCCATAAACCTCACACGTATAAGCTTAGAACACTGTCTAACCCTTGATGGATTCTTGGTTCAGTCCTCATCCTCAGTCAAAAATTTGGGGTTGATTTTTAATAGCAACCTGTTGTTTAAAGGCCAGATTTCAAACATctgtaaaactgtattttttcatcttaaaaatgttgccaaacttTGACATGTGCTATCATTGTCTGATGCGGAAAAGCTTATTCATGCTCTCATGACCTCTCGATCAGTGTATTGTAATACGTTACTAGGTTGCCCTTTTGGCTTAAtgaacaaacttcagctagttcaaaatgcagctgctagagtgctttctaaaacaaaagaaataagatcatattactccagttctttTATCATCGCATTGGCTTCCGATTAAATATTGtatcaattaaaaaatgtatttattgactTCAAAGCCCAAACGGcttaactgagcctggtttctcttgaggtttttttttttccttcactttcgtcaaatggtgaagtttgttcctcgccactgtcttgcatggtttgggactgGTAAAGCTGCACattaatggatttgctcttcagtgtgtCGACTTTCAGCAGTgtaaattaaaccacactaaactgaactaaaagaaactgaaactctgaaaactggacagacacagtttcaatttacaatgatcttttatgtgaagctgctttgacacaatctacattgtaaaagcactgaCATAaagacaaactaaattaaatttatcAATGATTTTTATTTCTgcagaaaaatgtttttttgcagaGAAAACCGTGTGTGGATGCATTGGATTAAACTAGAttgtatttcttatttttaaataaaagatttcctatttattataaattttatgaatgaatgaagagaacCAGCGAATGTGAAAACTGTGCCAAAATTAAGCCCTTGTTTAATATTGttgattgttaaaaaataaaactgtagttTGCGTAACTGCATCTATCTGCTAAAACTTTTTATGTGTGAAGTGATGTACAATTAAACAACACAATGAAACATGATATAGAGAGTTTAATGCATGTCTATTCATTTAAATTTTGACTATGTGTAACCTCTAATCATTGTATGTTCCTCTTCAGAAAAAAAGGAGCACTGAACATGGATACATATCATTATTTCTGTAAGTGTTGATAAAGTATTTAATTagtaatatgcaaatatttaatcTTCATGGATCATGGACCAGCTCTTTTTAAGAGGAATATGGAGATCCAATGTTATCTGATATTACCCTTGGCATTCTCACTCCTTTGTTGATAATAAACTCTCTGAATGCATGAATGCCATGAATCTGCTTCAGCTCCTTGTTCTAGATGACAAAAGCAAAATGTCAATAGAATGAAAACTAAACAGAGATCAGACTAGTTTGCGTCATCATCAGCTGTCTCATTTGGTATATGTTGCAAAGTTCACCTGCTTGCTTGGCTCAAAGTGTAGATTCCTTTTGACATCTGCCAGAGCTTTTGGAGAATCATAAGCAGTCTTTAGTATTTTGGGTTTATAGGCCTGTAATGAAACATCAAAAAGACTTAATGTACATAATATTGTTTTTGTGTAAACAGTAACAAAACATTGTAATACTAAGAGCGAGTTTTCCCAACCTCTGTCAGCTCTTTGACGCAGTGGTCTTTAAAGTGTTCTTTTACAGAACTGTGGCACTTTCCTGAAGGTTGGTGAGCAATTTTGTTAATGGGTAAAGTCAAGGTGGTTTTCTTCTCATAGTCACTCTTAAAAAGGTTCAAGATGGTTGACTCTCTCAGATCACTTGTCTCACCGCCCtgatggtgaaataaccttttaGGCTACAAACAGCAACTGGTCAGTGTACTTTGATGCATACTGTAGAAAAATATTACCAGTGAAGTAATCCATTCACAGAAGAACTTAACAAACATTTGCTTGTCTTCTTGTGATTGTTTAGCATTTGCTGTCTGATATTCTTTGTCTATTTCTTTGAGTTCCTGCCATTTATATGCATTTCTTGCTCTGGTGTCTTTACTTTCATCCTTTGGGGATCTTGGATAGTGAAAGAAGAGGATTAGAAATGATATGCATAAATCTCAAACCAAAATAATTTTGATATTTAAATtggaataatatttttaaaaggatagttcatcaTTTACTGTACAGACACCCAGGTGCTTTCAAACCTGTATAGTTTCCTTTTTCTGATGAtgaacacacaagaagatattgTTGTGAAGCATGTTCTATGGGCATGCATTGATTTCCAGTATTCTTCAAAATAcatgatttttatatatacatgataaagtcaaacaagtttggaactTGAAATGTTTGAGTAAATGACgacatcatttaaaaaacaattacaactaTACTTTTAACATTAGGGTCTGTCCAATCACATTTAGACAAAGATGATATGATGAAGCAATAGCAGAAATGGGtccaaaaagtaaaagaaaaagatAATCACTTGATGCTGGTGGATCGTTTTAAAATCTCCTGAGTTGAGACTTCACATTTTGCTCTCCTTTCTTCTAGATGTTTCTCTGTTTTCTTGGTTAAGGACAACTCTCCCTTCATGCACATATCAGGATCCAGGACAGACAAAACCTGTTCAAATAACTAATGAAATAAGATTTGAGTAAATTTTCTCTATTATACTTTCTGatcctgatttattttatctttgccatgatgacagtaaatattatttgcctagatatttttaagacataaaatgcattttaaggcttaactaggttaactagggagGATATGGTAATTAGTCAAGCAATTgaatattgatggtttgttctgtagactataaaaaaaaaaaaaaaaaaaaagcttaaaggggctaataattttttcccttaagtggcttttaaaaaattaaaaactgcttttattctagccgaaataaagcaaataagactttctttagaagaaaaaattatcagacatacttagaaaatttgcttgctctgttaaacaccatttgggaaaaaaaaaataaaagggggctaataattctgactttaactatatatatatatatcacagcaagaatgtcgctgggtcgctggttcgaacctcggctcagttggcgtttctgtgtggagtttgcatgttctccctgcgtacgcatgggtttcctccaggtgctccagtttcccccagtccaaagacatgaggtacaggtgaattgggtaggctaaattgtccgtagtgtgtgtgtgtgtgtgtgtgtgtgtgtgtgtgtgtgtgtgtgtgtgtggatgtttcccagagatgaatgaatgatatatatatatatatatatatatatatatatatatatatatatatatatatatatatatatatatatatatatctgtaagaattgaaatattgcaaatattctgatatctttgacaattcaaaacatgagctgaaaacagagactggtaacttcacaactcagcaaggggaatgcgggaaaaaccagttcctgctgcatttgcatctgagtctgcttcatccccccaactcacacatatggtcatttcaatgtttgaatgttctagaattaaccaaactgactttaactatcatgtttgatatcatttgaaatgtctcagtgcgattggtacaatggtctcatcctctcagaaatagacataatcagaacaataaatatataacttcaggcatcttttgaaccactgtgaggggtgtgacactaagtgtgaatgccttttgttatacattcacacccccttccttgagggaattcttggattatttaaggtaagggctaagaaaagctcagggcgattctgcctaaccagatcagcccataacatggggtctgccccatgttatgtatattacgaagtcaggaatgcatctttttcatcttggacttatctttgataatttgatgttttgtattaatcatttatgaattgactgattgaattggcataatacatttacctgactaataaattgtaatgtttgaccatattttgctcactctgtaattattaattcaagtagattacgctgtatccttgtttccgcacgtcttgcgtcaggtcagtagacggactaaaatccaattgagatggagcattggcacactaattgtgttttagcgatccggctgactcttgatattgattcatgtgtacttaggtggaaagggcgataacttccatctaggtcaacaaggtgttgcacgactaacctagattgggtacccgacctttgtttgaaggtaatatcattctaaattaagttcatatgggaaaccatgggcttggtgaaaaccaaagttactatagagtccagtagtcgggtacatttatattaatgccctaacctctaattagaaatgatgattgtcttaactcaaaggtgtacatctaagcgggactaactaaagtattttagaacgagcgcgctggtagcggccatctaaagtattagtcaatttacctctgtttaatattcaagactgaccgtagtgtgaccgtgagggacgccttcggccgaggcgatttctctgagcgacatgagcacccgaatgaacggatgtaatagttactagtgaagacaaacggttcaaacatttatctaaattacatattgatataatcttcttaatgttttatgattggagtcagataaaacgaggataaatatattaatattctaaaccacctcatactaaaattggagtcagatatgagttaagtttaatataaatcaacattgtgcactggaaagaccgaacatgcagtgaaccttcatccaccagtggacaccggcattgggccaactgggtggaccttacatatatatatatatatatatatatatatatatatatatatatatatatatatatatatatatatatatatatatagttagttaGAGTCAGAATTATCGGACCAGTTAccaattaataaacaataataatgtattcaatgtattaataaaattaaaaacagcaacTTTCCTATGGCTTAAAGTTATTTACATGAGGTAAATAATTTGGTCATATAGACTAGAGTTGAATGTGGTTACCTCTGGTATCATCCCACTCTCCAGGTGTGGATACAGAGCCAGTGGGTGTTGCTTGAGTTTGTGCTCGACGGCATCGATGAACTCACGCTGAGTCTGACTCTGGAGATTTTGCTTTGAGTAACACACTTGATTTTTACTCAGTTTCTTTCGCTGGAGCTTCACTGAACAAGCATGATTCAGCAGACCGAAGACCACAGGGGACAGAGCACATTTACACTGGGTAAATGGCACTTTATAGACTGTCGGGTAATGATCTCTAAAATCATCCAGGCCTGGTGACAGAAAACACCATCTGTGACTGTCTAATGATCCAGATAACTGTTGCTTTTGTTTTAGATCCCTGATGTATTTAGGCTTATGATGTTCCCTAAACCTGAAAACACAGTCAAGATGTAGTTAACATGGTTATTAATGATGCATAAAACAAAATTCCAatgttttaaaggggtggtccactacatatcatattttaaactttagttgatgtgtaatgtaggtGTGTGAACATAAACTGCATCTCTGAATTTGGGCCATGACACAAAGAGGAAAGTGCTTCCAGTTCAgtattatgttccagagaactataaaacacatagcaagcatgatttgacaaaacacagctccagaatctctcccagttcagtgttggattcggttaaaatctcctcaaagatggagcagcTACAAGCAGATGCTGTGAACTCTGAGACACGAcactattttcaagttcagggaAGATGCAAAggtggctgcacgagtctttttattgtttcacacacgttacTCAGGACGTGGACACctctaaatgatgttaaaagagtcacatactgtatttataaggtataattcaacatttcatttttgtcttcatataatgctgtattcaTGGCTGGGAAATCacatgtgacgtgagctgctgactgcGGGCGCGCACCCTGTAGATGTGCGCGcttctactttagtgaacagaacctgcatatgctatGAATAataggtaatacagttgtaaataatattcagtttttggcacagagtgatcgtttgagagccgcgcgcgaagtatgaacagcacttagcagtgaaaatgaaatcgaaagcgtgcacatcatttaaatgattacatCCCATTTTAGAGTTATAAtagcgacaagcatttgataatgttttttctttcatggtGAACACACAGTTGATTTTACCAttgaattaaatggtctaataatgttctctatggcagattgcaagcat
This window encodes:
- the zgc:158260 gene encoding protein FAM47E isoform X1 — its product is MIPELFEQVLSVLDPDMCMKGELSLTKKTEKHLEERRAKCEVSTQEILKRSTSIKSPKDESKDTRARNAYKWQELKEIDKEYQTANAKQSQEDKQMFVKFFCEWITSLGGETSDLRESTILNLFKSDYEKKTTLTLPINKIAHQPSGKCHSSVKEHFKDHCVKELTEAYKPKILKTAYDSPKALADVKRNLHFEPSKQNKELKQIHGIHAFREFIINKGVRMPRVISDNIGSPYSS
- the zgc:158260 gene encoding uncharacterized protein LOC571389 (The RefSeq protein has 3 substitutions compared to this genomic sequence), with protein sequence MENFKFPRFREHHKPKYIRDLRQKQQLSGSLDSHRWCFLSPGLDDFRDHYPTVYKVPFTQCKCALSPVVFGLLNHACSVKLQRKKLSKNQVCYSKQNLQSQTQREFIDAVEHKLKQHPLALYPHLESGMIPELFEQVLSVLDPDMCMKGELSLTKKTEKHLEDRRAKCEVSTQEILKRSTSIKSPKDESKDTRARNAYKWQELKEIDKEYQTANAKQSQEDKQMFVKFFCEWITSLGGETSDLRESTILDLFKSDYEKKTTLTLPINKIAHQPSGKCHSSVKEHFKDHCVKELTEAYKPKILKTAYDSPKALADVKRNLHFEPSKQNKELKQIHGIHAFREFIINKGVRMPRVISDNIGSPYSS